CTTTTGACAATAAATAAATGTCTActttaggttttgggttctttGAAATTGCTTTACTCATCTCGAACACCTTGCCCATATTGAATTACAATTTTATCAATTCAATGACATGACgcatatattttcaattcaagtttataatgattatttttcattgaataatattattttttgatctttgttgtttcaaaaagctccatcagtgttgcactttttggatgcatcatccttgtgaaagcatcctccttgtggatgtgcctatgcatcctctttgcggattcaacctccttttggatgcatcctccttgtggatgcatcTTCGTTTTGGATGCGGCTTCCTTTTGAATGCTTCTTCGTTTTGGATGTGTCctccttctaaatgcatcctcattatggatccatcctgcttttggatgttgttatctctaattacttgatatggttgcataatgcatacatgtttttatttatttatttattgttatcatagttgtatatcttgtttagttgggaaattttcatatgatagatattcatcttgtacggatgatagctttacttgttggaATTTTTGCATTAAGTGGTGGTTAGGAaagctggaatttggcacttgtttgagatTAAATGTGCACTTAGTTGGGATAACATTGCTatatttagaaagaaaaaatataaatgtatgttatttgaatgttatgtGATGGTTACTTTAGATGAATAAATTTCCTAGAATTAAGAGTGTGTTGAtgcatattgttttgaataaagagtgtgttcATGCACCTTATGATCATACATACATGTAAGACAAtatgcataagttgaatatatacataactcagagggagcatcattttcataattctttaaattaaatgctctcatcatctcataacattcatgtccatatgcctagatgaataacaatactacactaaactcaatactatccattgttctctactatttatattcttaatttaattgatagattatatattgtgaattgttaattgctacctaattgcatgctagtctagaatgtctttTGCATGGCGGATGCTATTGATgtatattgcatgctggtagtggatataggttctcgtgtgccttgaactgaattataaatgatttatttgaacctatcaagtacatgttttatggaaaaatgtccaatttatagacaacatgctaccaaaatttttgttaaaattttctcaaaaaaagaattatgtacaatgataattatgataaaatgaatgttaaaatatttttgaaatgatgagtaaaagttaggaatcataagaaatgaggcaatgtaggtttagttcatttaaagaaacatTCATTTACATATTTTTGGTCTAGCAaacctaaagcattcattgccgagcctaaatcattgaaaaatattaaaaacacttggctaaagatttgaaaattaaaaaaaaggcataagttgaatatatacataacccagagagagcatcatcttcataattctttaaattaaatgctctcttcatctcataacattcatgtccatatgcctagatgaataacaatactacactgaactcaatactatccactgttctctgctatttatattcttaatttaatggatagattatgcTAGTTTAGAATGACTCATGCATgacggatgtagttgatgtgtattgcatgctggtagtggatataggttcttgtgtgcctcgaagtgaattataaatgacttatttgaacctatcaaatacagattttatggaaaaatgtccaatttacaaacagtatgctgctgaaatttcgttaaaattttccccaaGAAAAAGCCATGTACAACGATaactatgataaaatgaatgttaaaatatttttgaaaggatgagtgaaagttaggaatcataagaaatgaggcaatgtaggcttatttcatttaaagaagcattcatgactaaacatgtctaaaagactttaaacactatcacaaaaaaaaaaaaaaaaaaatagtgacattttataataataataatctagaaactaAGATTTCTATTTATCTTCTAATAATAGCAACGGTGGATGGTGGATTATTAccaattcatttttttattattattatctttcgtcgccaagaaaattaattgaaatcaAGCGTCACTATCTAAGAATGATTCATTGTAAACATAAATCAAATTTCATAACTGCTGGAAGTGCTTTCAAGAATCAAGATTATTAATAACAACCATTCCATATAATTTTTCCAAGTTGTATACAAATTCACAAGATGCAAAACACATTGCAAGTAACTTATCACACTTGTACACCAAATCAAATGAATATGTTTAAGCTAAGTGTTAGAGGCATTATTGTTTAGTTCCTACAATGACTAGTCAAGAATCATAGAGGCTatacaaaataatactcatgggAGATATAAAAATCCCATTGAAACTGAATGGCTATGCATTTTATAATAAGGGCATTTACGGTTTGAGGAATGTGATTTCTCTCCTATACTGTTGTGTTTTCTGAAATTGAAGACAATGAAAAATCTAAAGAACAGTCATTATGTGATTTCATTAAATAGTCCCTTTTTTAAACATCTTTAGTCAAAGAAATCTCAGCAACTGTACTGAAACTTTAGATGGTATGACAAATTTAAGGTAATGCATTGATCAAGGGGCAATGTGCAAACACCCATGGTTCATAATCTTTGAATCCCATATTTACAAGTGAAAAGCCAAGAAGCAAGTATAAGGCATAAAAAGCTAGGATGCAAACAAGTCAGTACTTTGagcaaataataaaatgaaaaaggaaaaaaaaattagaaacaactGATAATAAATTGCAACTCACGTTACTTCTCCCACAAAATCATCTTGAGTAGTCCATGATCTTCATCCTGAGTTCGGAGACCTCACTAGTTATGGTGAATACAAAATTCTAATTCCATTCTGGCTGAGACCCTTGCCCTATATAAGCCATTTGTATATAACAGTGACCAAACTTGTATAATATACATTACAATGATCACTTTTACCATTAAGCACATAGCTTAAATGTCCATTATAAGTACACTAATCCAGCTATCAACAAAAATTGTTTTCACTTTCCTTCTATAATTTCTTAGGCATAAATTCAAACTGATTGAAGACCCACCTGATGTAATGCTGATTTTTTGCTCTTGAGTATGGTAAAGGAGGATGACATAAGGATCCATGTTACCTGCTCGTAAGCACCTAAGCTCATCAAAAGGACAACAAAGGactcaaatattagacataaaattatttaattggagattagggtagaaggatagactaacctcatgtcctaaaaaattaatcaactatttgaaaggtcttaaacaccatcatagataaaacaacctccataactaaaggtgtctcaattttaagataataattacacaTATGATTAATGAACAGTATCAAATTCTCGGTGGCTGATTCAGCTGCTTTGACATTTTCTATTATTGGTATTCtttttttcagttttttagtTGATTTGTTGGCTGCTCACTATTTTTATTTCCTTGTTGGTTTCTTGTTTTGGGTCTTCCTGCACTTTTGTATCCTTAGGCCTCTAACTTAagctttgtttattaatgaatttacttggttttacctttcaaaaaattaaaaggtaattacacataatatatataagtagttgcaagtataattgtgtgtgtatcttctcatggttattcaaagaccctttcatcccttcgactttataggctacctttcaagtgtgcaactcaatggaaatacgtgaactcagtgtttagttttaaatactgacattatttttttcattattgatattactattgtacaaattgtgtaatatgcatgattatgaaatctttgcgaatttgttatatcatataattatttttcctgactatactgagcgccagctctccatttgtatactattttttttttaatgactcttaatttgtaggctTTGCGGCTATCATAACATCAAcatgatgtcatgcatgcatgcactataatcgtcggatgcaacttttgattatttctttgtaatttttattgttatttgaacaaatgaaatttttgtattttaatttgaatttgtactagtatttttatttgaatttttaatattttgaaattttttttttatctaaacagatgttatttctttattttaattgaatttgtatttgaattcgaaatttgaatgatttacgaattttgtagtaattatggtttcaggttatgtatgcgaaaatataattacagatttttataggaattgatgattaaaaaaaattagttttaaaggtttttaaatttttctaattattcatGAATGATTCAACTTCGACACtaatagtatggtattagtgaatgattcaaattcgttactaataccttactattattgacgaatttgaatctttcactaataccctgctattagtgacgaattggtaattcatcattaatacactactattagtgacaaatttgaatccttcactaataccctactattagtgacgaatttgagctaAGCCAATCTAGAACTTATAGTGACGatattaggattttagtgacggttataatccgtcactaatactccattattagcgatgaaattttgaattcatcactaaaagttagtagtaatgatagatataacaactattttaaaaccatcactcatactcataaattcgtactaatattagtgacgaatttatgagtattagtgatggatttgatccttcactaataccctaattttttgtaAAAGGAGTACGTcgattggtgaaacactcaaacACTCTTtaaactaaaaatttatttaacgtctaagcttttggaaagagtattggattttatattgcacttcatttcgagaaagcaaattcattattaCATGGCTTGCATTAACCACAAGgattgaatcaaactttcatatatacagggctgcaaacaaacaaaagctgaatcttatctcttagtttgaatattgtggttgattggaaaactaattggtttggttgattgattggttaagtactttgttAGTATATGGTTATGgattgaatattattttaagtatttattgtgtatttgataaatctaacaagaaatcaagaattcattgaaagaattaaattaggttaaagaatttattaaaaagaattaaaagaggttaaggatccTTGAAAAGAATCACAAGAaacttttaaatccaattcaccctccctctttggactacaccttggttttcaactggtatcagagcagggttataacaaatcctaacaagtagttatataaagttCTTAATGGCTCACATACGCGTACCCCCCTTTGGAGGGGGTCAATCCTTAATTAGGCCACCcatttttgtggtttaaattatacattttggaaacaaaggatgagaatatatctacaaaccatggattagaaagcttggaaggttgtcacacatggtgaatTAATTCCTATTAAAATAGTAAATGAcaaggaaatacccaaagaagaaaaacaaTGGACCAACAATGACCATAgaatgttacaagtaaattcaagagctatgaatgcattgtattgtgcccttgatatgaatgaattcaatagggccatggcttgcaaatcagccaaagagatttgggataaattaaaAGTTACcgatgaaggtactattgatgtaaaggACGATCGAAtcaatatgctcactagcgactatgaagcttttaagatgaaaatggatgaatcaatcactagcatgtacactaggttcacccacataataaactcccttaatgccttaggaaaaacatacacgacctatgaaatgattagaaaaatacttagagggctacgacctatatgggaaccaaaagctactaccataatagaaggaagaaatttgaaaaacacctccttagatgaacttatagattctctcctcacatatgaaatgacaatgaatgaaagaagtggaaagaCTAAAGCttaagaatctatagccttcaaagtttcaaaagaaaactctagtagtaaAGATGAAGAAGAACTAGTCTTCGTATCTAAGAAACTTgtaagaatactaagaaggaaaaataaattcaaaaaaagaatccaaaactccaaattagatgaagaagaaaccaatataaagaaatcaaaaaataaaatccccacatgttataattgcaagaaggatggacacataaaattgGAATgcccactacttaagaaagattctaaaaagaaaaagaaaaaggcaatgaaagccactactttggacaatttgagtacaagtagttcagaaaaagaatcaagtgaccaagaggttgcttatacttgttatatggcttgggacgatgaggaaagctcctcatccaaatccttaaatagttattgtagtgattcatctaatgaatccaatgatgaaagcatgacatctcatgaagagttacaaaatgatttatttaaggtgcataagatgttagttaatatgactaaacgatacacatcactgaaaaacaagaatgaaggagtgatgaaagaattagaatccctcaaacttgctaaaaatgaaaaagacttaaaaatcaagaaaatagaaaataaaaatgaagttgtGATGACTAAATTAGAACTAAAAATCTTAccgaaaaagaaaaggatttgaacattaagaaattagagagcaagaatgaaaatttgatgaaggaagtagaagacttgagatcccaatcctctatgataaatgagaaagatttatatatttctaaattagaggataaaattactaagatgtctaaaaaccaagaaaaaggtaaaaatgtagaaaattctgaaatttatgatcttaagaaagaaattgaggatcaagccaaaatcatttacaattttgctagaggaaaagaaaattttgacaaaatgattgctTCACAAAGaatgttttaaaataaagaagacacaggattcaatggaattgaaaataaaaggaaaaagaatctctataAGGGATACTTCACAAAAGCCTCTAAAGACTATGcaagcacctcctcaaatgcctacacacataccatatgctttctatgtaagaaaaaggggcatgttatgttcaaatgtccattaaagaggaaaggtgtAAAAACAAaataagtttggagaattaaagaaacatcccttgttaaactatccggacccaagaaagtattagtaccaagatgaaatactaaatccttcaacttcaattgatatCGAATCTATGAAAAATCATACAAAGGTATTGaacaaattgaaatagagaatacggataaaaaatattcaagcttattaatgcttatcaTATAGGTTTATGTTATAAATGCTGGTATGTAATATGGATAAATGGAAGTATCTTTTTGGTTGTGTAATATGAATTATGGAATACTTGTTTTTGGGGtgatatatagtactctggtattatgattaaggatgtattattattattatttctgctatgtgtatgattaaaatggtattagagatggATTTTTGGACAAataacaccccgggccccacttgccaggtttggggcgttacagttcATATACttaacgcacaaatgagatgccgtgatttgtcattatcaaaatgggataggataCAAAAAGTCAACAGAGATAAAAAAAGTGTTAAAATACAAAGGGGTCATAGACATGGTCATTAGAGGCATGCCAACATGTCATAACATTGCGTCTTGTTTTGCTCATTGTAGAATTGAATTGCAAAGGTATACACATATCGATGAGACCAATAAATGTTGTGGTAGAGGCATACCTTTTGGAGAAACCACATGTAATAGAAATAGAGGTCatttcatttgattttcaaaGTACACTACTAGACAAGATGAGTCTTTAGGTAACGAAACAAGATGTAGCCAAAATCTTGGGGGGTGTTGGAATTTCCTATCGAAGGATGATTAAAGGAAGTTAACAACAACCTCTGAATGTATCATGGGTTTTCTTAAAGTGGATGTACATTAGAAGGTATTAGCCAAAATGATCCACCATTGGAATCCAATAAGCCAATGCTTCATCTTTGAACATGTGTGGTAGTTCCTCTCCCCCCTACAATTTTGGGTActcctgggggggggggggggcggagaGACTGCCCTCACTTTGTTCTCAAAGGACTACTTTAGTATCGGCATTTGTGCCTCTCACCTGAGAAgcacttcactaaaggaaaaagaGTTGACAATGAGTTTTCAAAGTGAGagcaatcccccccccccccctagagTACCCAAAATCACTGACATGATCCCACTTGTTAAAGAATATATAAAGAACTGCTACAAGTTCCAAAGTTCGCTCATGACCAAGTTTTCACATATAATCCTAACACTAATCTGTTTAGAGCATTGATTCGAGGCATGGGGGATCAAAGCAAAGGAGTTAGTTGGAAGACACAAAAGAAAGGTGAGACTAAGGGTTGGCATTGGAATGAGGTAGATAAACATTTCAAGAAGCATCTTAATAACCTAGACTCTAAGTTCAAACTCCAACTATTAGGTTTAGTAATGTATGGACTTGTCCTTCTTCCTTTAGCTACACACATCATTGACAGTGGAGTTTCTATGGTCTTTGCAGAGATGCAACACAAGGGGCAAGCACCAGTTCCGACCATCATTATTGAGATCTTGTCCTCACTCAAGTTTTGCTAAAAGAAAGGAAAGGGAGCTCTTCTACATCGTACTGAGCTCTGGTACATGCTGCTCCATAGTCAAGTAGCTCCTCACTTGTTCCGAAGTGCCTTCATTGGAGGAAGGAACTCATTGCTAGTTTGGGTCACTAGAAATCAAAAGATATACATAACAAATGTCCTAGAAAACTTGAAGGGGAAGACAGATGGTTATCTAAATGGATGCCCATTAGAtaaatgcttttaaaatataGAGATATGATTTGGATCCTAATATTTAGAGCTAGGGGATGCATTAGCTTTGTACTTGCCTCTGCTTTACATTATCTTAGCCATTTTTAGTTCATACCTTGGACTGTGGGTCTTCACTAATTCTAGCAccgatatgatattgatataataCAACTACTTTATTCATTGAGTAGACCAGAAGGATTTGGCTAAGTCCTAGGATCTTGGAGAATGAAGGAACCACCATCTGAACCTCATTGGGTTGTCCTAGTTGGCAATGGGATAAAGGCAAGGGCTATAAGGTCCTGTGTGCTTAAAGACAGGATAGACCTATGCTTTGCCCCCAATAAGTTGGAGGATTATTATGAGGAGTTCTAGGATAGATAGTAGCACTATCACCAAGAGTGAAAGGGAAAGGTCACTCAATTGAAGGAATAAAAAAGGAAGATGGCCGACATTCCGAGGAATGAAGCTGAAGAAAGGGAAGTTCTGTGAGATTGAATCATTGAGATAAACATGCTAGTTGATGGTTTGGAGAAAGTTTAGGAGATAGCTATGGAAAGAAGATCAAACACAACTCAATTTGAACCCTCCTCCATGAGTATAAATCGTCTCCTTGGCAAGAGCAAGCCTAATTCTCCAACAATTGCTCAAAATGGTCCTTATCCTCACACTTTACATGCATCAGATTGCAGTTTGCACGTGTCCATCAATCCCACCTCCCATGACCTATCCCATCCATATCCATCTATcaaacctagatgatccttattggtttTGGTCACACACTTAATCCTCAAACTATCGTACATGCCAGAGGTATTAATTTTACACCTTAACTTTTCAATATCGCTTGCCTAGAGATATAAACTATTGGTTCTAATACCACTGGTTAGCACCAAGGGAGTTCATGAGCAGACTTGATGCATATGGGTAAGCAccaactttacctaaaagcttaagcctattagtTCTTAGATTCAACTATGCATATAAGCATATATTCTCCGttctatttaatttttcaatatgGGACAAACCCATAAGTGGAATTttcaataataacaaaatcaGTTTTATAAAATACCATCACATGACTGCGACCTTTTTTTTCTTATCaataaaaaaatgggaaaaaaaaaaaaaaaaaacaagaacttACACACACATACTCAATCTCTTTTTTATCAACAAAAacaaaggaatttttttttttttttcaaaaaagaaaaacaagaatttacacacacacacacacacacatgacaTGTTTGTGTATGCATGTCCATATGTATAAGCTATTTTCTAGATCTTGTAAACTTATATTCAGttaatttgaactaaaatattcaaaacaaaaattatatTACTTAAAGCGTATAGCAGATATGTCAATCCATTTGAAATcgagacaaaaaaataaaataaaatatgccaACAACTGATTCATGTGAATTATCATTAATAAAAGAATTCCAGATATGAACacgaaataaataaattaagagacACGTGCCTTGAACAATGGAATATATGAGAGTGATTCCCATTTGGGACTTCATCCTTTGTGCGTGTGCAGAGAGAAAAGTTTTCTCTTTCCTCTTCCTTTAGTTGTGACTTGATGGAGAATTAGAATGGCATTAGGGTAAAGGCAGGTTCTCCTTTTGCTTGTATAGATTTTTAGTCCAATATCTACCCATCATATACCACCTAGCTTGCTACTAAGAAGACAGCACCAGCATAATTTCACTACTACATAAGGTTCAATATTAAATATGGTCACTCAACATtccaggttttatgaaaatagaTTATGTTGGTGCACGTTTTACTCCTATTGTCCTACAGTTTTCTTTCCTTCTTgctttaattaatttagttttgTTGGACTACAATCATATCTCTAAAAGGGTTCTTGACAACTTAAGTATTTAATGATAAGCAGTTATTCATAATTAATTCGTAATTCTCTAGCACATTTAGAAGGATGCTAATTATGTTTTCAATGGCATCATTCCTACTTCTAATAATATAAGGAGTTCTTCAAAAAAATTTAACCCAAAATTATACACTACAATGGAACTTGAGTACAAAATGTCTATACATTCAAAACCATAAAAAATATTTCTACTTGTATGCTACAAGGGAATCATTCTACATATAGTGCATGCTGATAAGAACCTTCACAGTGCAGGGTATTAGATAGCTTCATACTGTCTTCTGCACGTTCATCTGTATTCTAATACAGATGGTATCCCCCTTGATCAGAGCTATCCACATCTGAGTTACTACTCGATTCGCGGTTGCCCTTCTTGATCGGCCGCATATCTTCGATGCGACTAATACTGCTGTTCGGGCTTCTATCTTTCTTCCTTTCTTTGTCTTTCCTCCATTCCCATTTTCTCATATAGTACTTTGCCAATAACATTCCCAAACCCACAAAAATGGCCAAGGTGCACCCTCCCCCTATAGCCACCAATGCTACCAACACCCACTTCATCCCATGTCCATGTGGCATGATCAGCCACGTGGCAGCAATGTAGGCCGACGCCATGAACGATGTGGATACCCACATCACCTTGTGCGTCACCCCCAGAAGCTTCGTCATCGATTTTCGTCGGAAAGGGATGATACTAACTAGAAAAATGACAATGCCAAGGGACAAAAACAATGCCACGATGTTGGTGATCGTGAAGACCTTGAAACTAGCTTTCCTACCCATCTTGGCCTTCCCAGTGTTTTGATCAAAACCTCCTGGAGGATTTATGCCTGCCGCAAATGTAACGGTTGCTATCAAGACCGCCACGATGGTGATCGTGTTCCGAGCATTTCGTAGGCCCTCGCTTTGAAGCTCAAGTTGCTTTTCTCGCCGGCGACGATGCAGGCGGCGATGATGGTGTGTTGGAGATTCTGTGGCCTTCTTTTTTGGCCACGAAGAGGGTAGCGTGTCCATCATGTGTGCATGCGATCCTTCTGGGCTGAGTTCGGCGAGACGACGAAATTCTGGTGAGCCTGGAGGCAGTTGGTCGCATCGCTTCGCACCTGCTTCTTGTAATGCAGGTACGATGGCAAGTGCGCCAGAGTTACTTGCATCGGATTCTACTACGTCCAAAGCTGTGTATCCCTTGCGGTTTAGAGCGTTTACATTGATACCAAGCTTAAGTATGTAGAAGACCATCTGCTCTCCAGCCCAacaagaggaaagagagagaacaCGAAAGATTTTAGCTTTGTAATTAGCATAATTAGAAaataatcaatatatatatatagccttgcATCTCAGCTCAGAGATTGGGAATTTTGGCAGAATTAACTACATCTTGTTTCTTGCTAAATCattgctattttttttattttttattttttggtgtttGCTGGGTCAGGAAATGAGACCCATCAATAAGCTTAAGATCTGATTGTAAAACTcactttatttcttataattaTTAGTCTTTTAGTTACTTGTCCGCTCGAGGACCTATATTAAACAATACCTATTGTGCAAACACTTTTGCGTCCAAATTAGGATAAACGAAA
This genomic stretch from Malania oleifera isolate guangnan ecotype guangnan chromosome 3, ASM2987363v1, whole genome shotgun sequence harbors:
- the LOC131152128 gene encoding ankyrin repeat-containing protein At5g02620-like — its product is MDRKLHEAVLKGDVQAFRSILQENDESCIDQTVPGSGNSVLHLVARFGHAELASEIVRVRPEMAAAENARMETPLHEACREGRVEIAQLLLEINPWLVDRVSCDDKSSLFLACEAGRLAVVVHLLMNYPWLLMLESDRLTTSLHAAASVGHTDIVKELLLVRPDFATKKDCHGCSPLHVACSKGHLEITRELLGMDPDLSSLQDNGGRTPLHCAAIKGRVNIIDEILSMSLESAEMTTKRGETVLHLGVKNNQYEAVKYLMETLDITNLINLPDNDGNTILHLATAGKLNTMVFYILKLGINVNALNRKGYTALDVVESDASNSGALAIVPALQEAGAKRCDQLPPGSPEFRRLAELSPEGSHAHMMDTLPSSWPKKKATESPTHHHRRLHRRRREKQLELQSEGLRNARNTITIVAVLIATVTFAAGINPPGGFDQNTGKAKMGRKASFKVFTITNIVALFLSLGIVIFLVSIIPFRRKSMTKLLGVTHKVMWVSTSFMASAYIAATWLIMPHGHGMKWVLVALVAIGGGCTLAIFVGLGMLLAKYYMRKWEWRKDKERKKDRSPNSSISRIEDMRPIKKGNRESSSNSDVDSSDQGGYHLY